The following coding sequences are from one Stigmatopora nigra isolate UIUO_SnigA chromosome 10, RoL_Snig_1.1, whole genome shotgun sequence window:
- the myog gene encoding myogenin: protein MELFETNPYFFPDQRFYEGGENFFPTRLPGAYDQTGYQDKTSMVGFCGTLSGGVAAVQPEDKPSPSSLSPHSEPHCPGQCLPWACKLCKRKTVTMDRRRAATLREKRRLKKVNEAFDALKRSTLMNPNQRLPKVEILRSAIQYIERLQALVSSFNQQDNEMGLYRTGQNQPRVSSSSEPSSGSTCCSSPEWSSTPDQCTQSYNSEELLSAADSPEQTLTSIVEGMAATNGAVSFSVDIPK, encoded by the exons ATGGAGCTTTTTGAGACCAACCCTTACTTCTTCCCAGACCAACGCTTTTATGAAGGTGGCGAAAACTTCTTCCCAACTCGTCTGCCCGGGGCGTATGACCAAACTGGCTACCAGGACAAGACCTCCATGGTGGGCTTTTGCGGGACTCTTTCAGGGGGCGTCGCGGCCGTTCAGCCGGAGGATAAACCCTCGCCGTCCAGCTTGTCGCCCCACTCCGAGCCCCACTGCCCGGGGCAGTGCTTGCCGTGGGCTTGCAAACTCTGCAAACGAAAGACGGTGACTATGGACCGTCGGCGAGCGGCCACGCTCAGGGAAAAGAGACGCCTGAAGAAGGTCAACGAGGCTTTCGATGCCCTGAAGAGGAGCACCCTAATGAACCCCAACCAGAGGCTGCCCAAGGTGGAGATCTTAAGGAGCGCAATCCAGTACATTGAAAGGTTACAGGCCCTGGTATCGTCCTTCAATCAACAAGACAACGAGATGGGACTCTACCGGACCGGACAGAACCAGCCCAGA gtGTCGTCGTCAAGCGAGCCTAGTTCGGGCAGCACCTGCTGCAGTAGCCCCGAGTGGAGCAGCACGCCGGATCAGTGCACGCAAAGCTACAACAGTGAGG AGCTCCTGAGCGCCGCCGATTCTCCCGAGCAGACCCTGACGTCCATTGTGGAGGGCATGGCCGCAACAAACGGGGCAGTGAGCTTTTCGGTGGACATTCCCAAATGA
- the mdm4 gene encoding protein Mdm4 translates to MSSLPAQISASGTPSKGQPVEGNQVQPKAPLLQILRIAGAQEELFTLKEVMHYLGQYIMGKQLYDKQRQHIVHCQDDPLGELLEVESFSVKNPSPVYEMLKKYVVILGNADAAENLSVGHECIDGGVEERGQMYGGVTKAGLEGASDGPPLPSCSQRRPRDPDEDSIEGLPHSVCKRPKLDVTLDDWDLSGLPWWFLGNLRSNYARRSNGSTDIHTNQEEDTAIVSDTTEDLWFLTEGESEPVSVEMKEAVLEERSAGEGDAPLDEEDGGGKEEKTDREMQEEPDEDSQCLSDDTDTEISTQDSWQCSECRKFNSPLQRYCVRCWALRKNWYKDVPRLAHSLSVPDIPAFGSLSTHREDDCSDNGIDVPDCTRAVSDPVFLPSHSTADRPMPSVAAVALAVVAPEHEQASTGESQESQESLGMEVESRPEALLEPCKLCRIRPRNGNIIHGRTAHLLTCFPCARRLHKFQAPCPGCGKTIQKVIKIFVI, encoded by the exons ATGAGCTCCCTACCAGCCCAGATTTCTGCCTCTGGTACACCATCCAAAGGACAGCCCGTAGAGGGAAATCAG gTACAACCTAAGGCACCTCTCCTGCAGATACTACGCATCGCTGGAGCCCAGGAGGAGCTTTTCACGCTAAAAGAG gTGATGCACTATTTGGGACAGTACATCATGGGAAAACAACTCTATGACAAGCAGAGGCAACATATTGTCCATTGCCAGGATGACCCTTTGGGAGAGCTGCTGGAAGTGGAGAGCTTCTCCGTGAAGAACCCGAG CCCGGTGTATGAAATGCTCAAGAAATACGTCGTTATACTCGGTAATGCCG ACGCTGCAGAGAATCTTTCTGTGGGCCATGAGTGTATTGATGGCGGAGTGGAAGAACGTGGTCAG ATGTACGGGGGTGTCACTAAAGCAGGACTTGAGGGCGCCAGTGATGGGCCACCTCTGCCGTCCTGTTCTCAGAGAAGGCCTCGAGACCCCgatgaag ATTCAATCGAAGGTTTGCCACACTCGGTCTGTAAACGACCAAAATTAGATGTCACTCTTGATGACTGGGACCTCTCGGGCTTGCCCTGGTGGTTTTTGGGTAATCTCCGCAGTAACTACGCCCGCAGGAGCAACGGATCAACTGATATTCACACCAATCAA GAGGAGGACACAGCCATAGTGTCGGACACCACGGAAGATCTGTGGTTCCTAACGGAGGGTGAAAGTGAGCCAGTGAGCGTGGAGATGAAGGAGGCCGTGCTGGAGGAAAGAAGCGCAGGAGAAGGAGACGCTCCGCTTGATGAGGAGGACGGTGGGGGAAAAGAGGAGAAGACTGATCGAGAG ATGCAGGAAGAGCCCGACGAAGACTCTCAGTGCCTCAGCGACGACACGGATACTGAGATCTCGACGCAG GATTCATGGCAGTGCAGTGAGTGCAGAAAGTTCAACTCACCTCTGCAGAGGTACTGCGTTCGTTGCTGGGCCCTGCGCAAGAATTGGTACAAAGACGTGCCCCGATTGGCACATTCCCTCTCTGTTCCCGACATCCCGGCGTTCGGGTCCCTGAGCACGCATCGCGAGGATGACTGCAGCGACAATGGCATCGACGTCCCCGACTGCACCCGGGCTGTTTCAGATCCGGTATTCCTGCCGTCCCACTCCACCGCCGACCGACCGATGCCCtcagtggcggcggtggcgctgGCAGTGGTGGCACCTGAGCATGAGCAAGCTTCCACCGGGGAGAGTCAGGAGAGTCAGGAAAGTCTAGGCATGGAGGTGGAATCCCGACCGGAGGCCTTGCTAGAGCCGTGCAAACTTTGTCGAATCCGACCCCGCAATGGCAACATAATCCACGGACGCACAGCCCACCTCCTCACCTGCTTCCCGTGTGCACGAAGGCTTCATAAATTCCAGGCTCCGTGTCCAGGATGTGGAAAGACTATTCAGAAAGTTATAAAGATATTCGTCATCTAG